The sequence below is a genomic window from Actinokineospora baliensis.
GACGCGGGCGGCGATGCCGGGGATCGCCGCCCACATCTCGTAGCTGATCGCGTTCTTCTTCGCGGGCCGGTCCACCGTGAGGGTGGCGACCGGGCCGTCGCAGGTCAGGATGAGGTGCTCGCTCACGCGGGCCACGGTAGCCGTGGGGGAAGTTCCCAAGGTGGTGTTTGGCTAGTTAGGCCGGGGTGAGATGGGGCATTCTTCCTGTATGCGCCGTACCCCCGTGGTCGTGATGTCAGCCATGTTGGTGCTCAGCTCGTGCGGTTCGAGCGGAGCGGCGGTACCCCCGCCACCGGCTGGCGGGTTAACGGTCGAGACGGTCGCCGCGGGTCTGAGTCACGGCTGGGACATCGGGTTCCTGCCGGACGGCAAGATCCTGGTGACCCAGCGCAACGGCGAGTTCGCGTTGATCTCCGGTACCACCGTGACCCGGTTGAAGGCCGTGACCTACACGGTCCAGGTCCGCGGTGAGGGCGGCCTGATGGGCATGGTCGTGCACCCCGACTTCGCCACTTCCCGCGAGTTCACCACGTGCCAGACCCACATGGAGAACGGCCAGCCCGTCGACATCCGGCTCGTGACCTGGCGGCTCACCGAGGACGAACAGATGGCCACGCGGGTCCGCGAGCTGCTGACGGGCCTGCCGCTCGCCTCCAGCGGTAGGCACTCCGGCTGCCGCCCCACCATCGCGGCTGACGGTGCCCTCTTGGTCGGTACCGGTGACACTGCGCGCGGTGACGCTTCGCAGGACAAAAGGTCCCTGGGGGGCAAGGTTCTCCGCATAGACCTGAAGACGGGCGCCCCGCTGCCGGACAACCCCATCCCAGGATCTCCCGTCTACACCTACGGTCACCGCAACGTCCAAGGCGTGGCGCTTCGGCCTAACGGTCAGGTCTTCGTCGCGGAGCACGGTCCAGATAAGAACGACGAAGTCAACCTCTTGAAGGCAGGCGCCAACTACGGCTGGGATCCGTCCCAGGGCGGCACTGTGCCCGGGTATGACGAGAGCGTCCCCATGACGGACCTGACGCGGTTCCCAGATGCGATTCCGGCCAAGTGGCAATCCGGTGAGACGACCGAAGCCATCTGCGCGGCCGCGTTCCTCACCGGGTCCCGGTGGGGTTCCTTGGACGGCACCCTCGTCATCACCGCCCTCAAGGGAGCCAAGGCGCTCTTCCTGACCCTCAACGCCAACGGTGACGTCACTTCCACTGCCATTCCGGCTGAACTGCAGGGCTACGGCCGTCTTAGGGCCGCGCGAACGGCGCCTGACGGCTCGCTCTACATCAGTACCTCGAATGGGACTGACGACAAGCTCCTACGCATAACCCCTGCTGCATAAAGGCGATCAGGTAACACAGGTCGCGTACTTGGCGACTCCACTGGCGAGTGGCCTGAAAAGGCGGCTGACCAGGGGAGGAGCGGCCATGGCGGGGCAGTTCTCGATCAGTCCCGATGAGGCGCGCCGGGCTCACGAGCAGTGCATGGCCCAGATCAGCAGGTTGGACTCGCTGGTCGCGGCGGCCACCGTGCACGAGTACATCGACTACGGCGACCGCGTGCCCGCTGCCGTGATGGGTTTCGCCTTCGCCGACAAAGCCATCGCCTACCAGGGTTTCGACCACCGGGTGGCGCAGGTGCGGGCCGAGTTGTGGGACATGGCCGACCGGTTCCGCGCGATCGCCGACGGGGGCGCCGAGGCCGACCTGGAGAGCGTCCGGTGGATCGGCGGGGGTCGGTGACCGGATCCACCGCCGTCCGCTGTGGACAGCGGTGCGGAGTTCGATATGCGGACCGGTGCATGTGTTGCCATCAGGTCGGGTCGACCACTCCGTCCCATCGAGACACCCGGCCGAAAACCTCGCCGCGGGCCCGCCCGGGCCGGACCTGACGACCCCGGCGAGCGGACTGCGGTCCGCCTCGGTGCGACCAGGGCAGTTCGGCCCTACCGGAGCGCCGCCGTCGGCGACAGGGTCCGCTTGAGCACCCGCCCCGGCCCGGCGGGAGTGCCCGGCCGCAGGCCGCGCACGGCTCCTCGCGCGGGGGCGAGGACACCGGCCGCCGACCGGCGGAGACGGAGAGGACCAGGTGTTCGGCGCAGGCCGCCAGGCGGCGCCGCCCGTGATCGTGGAGCAGCAGTGACCTTGACGACCCAGCTCGGCTGGACGCTCACCCCCGACGAGTTCGGCAACGTGTGGGACCGGCTCGGCATGGACGAGTTCCCCTACCCCTTGCAGGTGGCCCGCGCGGGCATCACCCAGCGGGAGCAGGCCGAGGTCAACGAGCGGGTCCGGGCCAAGCTGCGCGCGGCCAACATCCTCGGCAGGGGCGACCGGGTGGACCCCGAGCTCGACGCCGCGCTGCGCATGCTGCACGCCCCCGAGGTCTCGGTCGACTCCGTGTGGATGGCCGAGGACGGCTCCGACTCGCCGCACCGGGTGCTGGCCGCCAGGGTCGGCGGGCGCGCGGTGATCGCCACCCAGGAACCCGGCCCCAGCGAGCACGCGGGCGGCGACGTGCTGGTCCGCGACGTCGGGATCACCGCGCTCGCCTCGGCCGTGGTCGCCGAGCTGCCCGCCGACCGGGCGGGCCGGGTCGCGGGCGGCAGCTGGCGGGCCGAGCACGCAGAGCAGGTCCCGGTGCTCACCGAGCTGCTCGCCGCGCGCCGGTTGCGCGCCGGTCAACTCGGCGTGACCGCGCACGCCGAACGCGGCCCCTCGCTGTTCTGGTTCGACGTCGCCGACGACGGCCGGTACGCGCTGGTGCGGACCGTGCGCGCCGATGGCCGCCAGTGGGTCGACCTCGCCCCCGCCGACTCGGCCGTGCTGCGCGACCAGCTCGCCCACCTGCTGCGCCTGGGCGGCGCCGCTCACGGCCCGTAACACGAGCGGGTACTCGTCGCCGCGCCAGGGCCGCTGTGAGAGGCTTGGGCACTGTGACCACCGTCATCCGCCGCCGCAGCCCCCTCATCGCGTCGTTGATCGCGCTCGGGCTGGTGCTCGGCGCCTGCGCCAGCGGGCCGAACCAGGTGAACACCGCCGCGATCGTGGGCGGCAAGACCATCGGGGTCAACGAGGTGCAAGACCTCGTCGACCGGGCGGTCAAGGTCGAACCCGCGGTCCGCGTGCTCGCCGACCAGCGCAAGCTGAACCTGGTCTCGCGCGCCGTGCTGCGCCAGCTGGTGCTGCACGAGCTGATCGCGGACTACTCGGCCAAGCAGAAGGTCACCGTCGAGCCCGCCCAGGTCACCGAGCTCGCCGAGCAGATCACCGCCTCGCTGCAGGAGTTCCCCGACGACGGCAGCGCCGCGCCGGACGCCATCGTGCAGCAGGCGGTCAACCGGGCCTTCGACGCCGAGTACCTCGCCCGCGACTACCTGCTGCTGGCCAAGTTCGGCACCGAGCAGCTCTCGAAGCTCTCGGTGACCTTCGACTTCACCCTGGTCGCCGCCGGTGAGCAGGACAAGGCCGGGTCGCTGCGCGGTCAGGCCGTCGACAAGGCCAAGCAGATCGCGCAGAGCCCCGAGGCGGCCGCGAAGGTCATCGACGACGACGTCGCCGCCGGGGCGCAGGCCGCCAAGGGCGAGACGCTCACCCCCGCGCTGGCCCCCGAGATCGCGGGCACGGTCATCTTCGGCGCCCCCGCGGGCTCGGTGATCGCCTTCCAGCCCAACCCCGAGCAGGGCAACTGGGTGGTCGCGGTGATCCACAAGCGCGCCTTCGACGGCAAGCCAGCCGCCCAGCAGGAGAACGACGCCAGGGTGGCCACCTCGCTGGGCCGCAGGCTGCTGCAGTCCACCGGCGACGAGCTGGGCATCAAGATCAGCCCGAGGTACGGCGTCTGGGACGCCTCCGACATGAACGTCGCCGCGGACGAGTCGGTCACCGTCGGCGTGGTCTTCCCGATCAAGAACGCCAAGCAGCAGTGACCCCGCACCCGGGTACCGCCGTGGTGGTCCTCACCGCGGACACGGTGCCCGCGGCCGCGCTCCCCCTGCTCCGCACCGCCACCCGCGTCTACGTGGGTGGCGGTGTCGATGTCGCCCTCGGTGACGGCCCGCTCCCGGTGGACCTGGCCGACGAGGTCGCTGATCACCCGGTCGTGATCCTCACCGACGACCCGGCGTACACGCTGCCGGGCGCGCCCGTGTACCGCACCGAGGGCGCCGGGTTGGTGCGCGCCGTGCGGGTCATGGACACCCTCCGCTCTCCGGGCGGCTGCCCGTGGGACGCCGACCAGACGCACGAGTCCCTCCGCCAGTACCTGGTCGAAGAGGCCTACGAACTCCTCGACGCCATCGACGACGGCGACCGCACCGCCCTCCGCGAGGAACTGGGCGACGTGCTCCTGCAGGTCCTCTTCCACGCCCGAGTCGCCGCCGACGCCGCGGACGACCCCTTCGACATCGACGACGTGGCCACCGCCCTGGTGGACAAACTGGTCTCCCGCCACCCCCACGTCTTCGCCAACGGCCCCGCGGTCTGGGACGCCCAGACCCAGCAGACCCGCTGGGACGAACTGAAGCAGCAAGAAAAACAACGCACCTCCAGCGTCGACGGGGTGGCCATGGGCCAACCCGCGGTCGCCCTGGCGGCCAAGCTGGTGCACCGCGCGGGCAAAGCCGGATTCCCAGCCGACCTGGTCCCGGAGGGCGACTCGATCGGCGAGCAGCTGTTCACCCTGGCGGCACGTGCCCGGCTCACCGGGCGTGATCCCGAGCATGACCTGCGCGAGGTAGCCCGGCGGTTCGCCGATCAGGTGCGCGCGGCGGAGAAGTCCGCCAAGGCGGCCGGGGTGGAGCTGACGGCTGAGGCCTGGCGGGCGCACTGGCCTTCAGCCTGAGCGGTTCGGGCTACGCGGCGCGGGTACGGCTTGCCGGGAGTGATCTGGGGTAGGACCTGCGCAAGGTGGCCGGGGTGGTTCGCCGATCGGGTGCGTGCGCCAAGAGCAGGCCGAGGCGGTCGGGCGGAGTTGACGGCGGTCGTGCGGCTGTTCGGCCAGGCGCCGGTGCGGGCGACGAGGTGTTTGCCGACGCGGTCGGGTGGGATTGACGGCTGTCGTGCCGCGGGTGCACTGGCCTTCGGCCTGAGCGGTTCGGGGCTACCTGGTTCGGCTTGTCCCGATCAACTCGTCCCGATCAACGGCGCGGGCATCCACTGTGGCCGATTCCGGCTCGTGCCCGGCGAAACCGGCGCTGCGGTTGGGAAGTGGCTGACCGGGGCGGGTGCCGCTGCTCGGCGGCGCGGCGCTACGGCAGTCGGTGGACGGTGCACGGCTACGCGGTGAAAGTGGCACCGCCGGATCGCCAGTGTGGCTAACTTGGCAGGGTGACCGACGCCTACCTGAGATTCCCCCACCTGCACGCGGACCTGATCACCTTCGTCGCCGAGGACGACGTGTGGTTGGCCCCGGTCGACGGCGGGCGGGCGTGGCGCCTGTCGGCTGACCAGGTGCCGGTGAGCAACCCGAGGTTCTCCCCGGACGGGACGAGGATCGCCTGGAGCAGCACCCGCGACGTCGAGCCCGAGGTGCACGTGGCGCCGGTCGCGGGTGGGCCCAGCGAGCGGCTGACCTTCTGGGGGGACGTCAACACGGCTGTCACCGGGTGGACCCGCGACGGCCTGGTCACCGCGAAGTCCTCCACCGGGCGCGCCTCGATCCGGGCGACCTGGGCCTACGCCGTCCCGCTCGACGGTTCGCCCGCCGAGCGGCTGCCCTACGGTCCGCTCGCCTCGCTGGACCTGGCCGCGGACGGCGGTGTCCTGCTCGGCACGACGATCTCCCGCGAGCCCGCGTGGTGGAAGCGCTACCGCGGCGGCACGATGGGCAAGGTCTGGGCCGACCCGGCTGGCAACGGCGACTT
It includes:
- a CDS encoding PQQ-dependent sugar dehydrogenase, whose translation is MRRTPVVVMSAMLVLSSCGSSGAAVPPPPAGGLTVETVAAGLSHGWDIGFLPDGKILVTQRNGEFALISGTTVTRLKAVTYTVQVRGEGGLMGMVVHPDFATSREFTTCQTHMENGQPVDIRLVTWRLTEDEQMATRVRELLTGLPLASSGRHSGCRPTIAADGALLVGTGDTARGDASQDKRSLGGKVLRIDLKTGAPLPDNPIPGSPVYTYGHRNVQGVALRPNGQVFVAEHGPDKNDEVNLLKAGANYGWDPSQGGTVPGYDESVPMTDLTRFPDAIPAKWQSGETTEAICAAAFLTGSRWGSLDGTLVITALKGAKALFLTLNANGDVTSTAIPAELQGYGRLRAARTAPDGSLYISTSNGTDDKLLRITPAA
- a CDS encoding ESX secretion-associated protein EspG, with the protein product MTLTTQLGWTLTPDEFGNVWDRLGMDEFPYPLQVARAGITQREQAEVNERVRAKLRAANILGRGDRVDPELDAALRMLHAPEVSVDSVWMAEDGSDSPHRVLAARVGGRAVIATQEPGPSEHAGGDVLVRDVGITALASAVVAELPADRAGRVAGGSWRAEHAEQVPVLTELLAARRLRAGQLGVTAHAERGPSLFWFDVADDGRYALVRTVRADGRQWVDLAPADSAVLRDQLAHLLRLGGAAHGP
- a CDS encoding SurA N-terminal domain-containing protein, with protein sequence MTTVIRRRSPLIASLIALGLVLGACASGPNQVNTAAIVGGKTIGVNEVQDLVDRAVKVEPAVRVLADQRKLNLVSRAVLRQLVLHELIADYSAKQKVTVEPAQVTELAEQITASLQEFPDDGSAAPDAIVQQAVNRAFDAEYLARDYLLLAKFGTEQLSKLSVTFDFTLVAAGEQDKAGSLRGQAVDKAKQIAQSPEAAAKVIDDDVAAGAQAAKGETLTPALAPEIAGTVIFGAPAGSVIAFQPNPEQGNWVVAVIHKRAFDGKPAAQQENDARVATSLGRRLLQSTGDELGIKISPRYGVWDASDMNVAADESVTVGVVFPIKNAKQQ
- a CDS encoding MazG family protein; this translates as MTPHPGTAVVVLTADTVPAAALPLLRTATRVYVGGGVDVALGDGPLPVDLADEVADHPVVILTDDPAYTLPGAPVYRTEGAGLVRAVRVMDTLRSPGGCPWDADQTHESLRQYLVEEAYELLDAIDDGDRTALREELGDVLLQVLFHARVAADAADDPFDIDDVATALVDKLVSRHPHVFANGPAVWDAQTQQTRWDELKQQEKQRTSSVDGVAMGQPAVALAAKLVHRAGKAGFPADLVPEGDSIGEQLFTLAARARLTGRDPEHDLREVARRFADQVRAAEKSAKAAGVELTAEAWRAHWPSA